CAAGCAGACTTTCCATTGCTCTTTCAGGATGCGGCATTAAGCCAAATACGTTTTTATTTTCATTACAAATTCCTGCAATTGCATCTATACTTCCATTTGGATTTAATTCATTACCGTTTGCATCACAGTATTTTAAAATTATTTGACCATTATCATACATTTTTTTAAGAGTTTCCTCATCTACTTTATAATTTCCTTCCGCATGAGCGATTGGAATATTTACTATGTCACCTACATTTAGATTTTGTAAAAATTTGTTGTTGTTGTCTACTACTTTTAGATGGTGGAATTTTGAAATAAAATGCAGATTTTCATTTCTTGTCATGCCTCCAGGCAGAAGGTGTGATTCAAGAAGTATCTGAAAACCGTTACAAATCCCAAGTACATAACCACCTTTATTTGCAAAATCTTTTACTTCTTGCATTATTGGTGAAAATCTTGCGATTGCTCCGCTTCTAAGGTAATCACCGTAGCTGAATCCTCCGGGAAGAACAACAAGATCGGGATTTTTTAAATCATGTTCGTTATGCCATACAAATTCAACGTCGGCACCTATTTTTTCAAAAGCCCATTTAGTGTCTCTGTCACAATTGGTTCCCGGAAAAACAATAACACTAACTTTCATTATTTTACCTCTATTTCGTAGTTTTCAATAACTGGGTTTGCCAATAAT
This genomic interval from Nautilia profundicola AmH contains the following:
- the purQ gene encoding phosphoribosylformylglycinamidine synthase subunit PurQ — encoded protein: MKVSVIVFPGTNCDRDTKWAFEKIGADVEFVWHNEHDLKNPDLVVLPGGFSYGDYLRSGAIARFSPIMQEVKDFANKGGYVLGICNGFQILLESHLLPGGMTRNENLHFISKFHHLKVVDNNNKFLQNLNVGDIVNIPIAHAEGNYKVDEETLKKMYDNGQIILKYCDANGNELNPNGSIDAIAGICNENKNVFGLMPHPERAMESLLGGSDGIKMIEGFMK